From the Longimicrobium sp. genome, the window GTCATCGCGCTGAACCTGGCGATGTAGGTGTTCAGCCGCCCCGACACCTCGCCCAGCGCGGCGGCGGCGCGCTCGATCTCGGCCAGCGTCTCGGCCTGCTCGCGGGCGGCCTCGGCCACGCGGGTGGCGCCCTCGCCGTTCTCGGCGGCGAGCTGCGAGACGGCGGCGATCTCGTCCCTCAGCCCCGCGACGCGCGCCTGCTGCTCCTGCGCGCGCTCGGCCATGCGGCTCGTCACCTCGGCCGATCCGGCGGCGGCGCCCACGATGCGATCCACCGACTCCAGCGCCGTCTGCGACAGCTCGCCCACGTTGGCCACGCGCGCGGCGCCCTGCTCCATCCGCCCGAGCGCCGAGCCCATCTGCGCGCGCACCCCTTCCACCATCTCCCGCGCCTTCAGCGCCGCCTGCCCGCTGCTGTCGGCCAGCTTGCGCACCTCGTCGGCGACCACCGCGAAGCCGCGGCCGTGCTCGCCGGCGCGGCTGGCCTCGATGGCCGCGTTCAGCGCCAGCAGGTTGGTCTGCTCGGCAATGTCGGCGATGGTGGAGACCAGGTCGGAGATGCGGTCCGAGGCGCGGGCCAGCCGCTGGAGCTCCGTCGCCTCCTCGTCCACGAAGTCGCGCAGCTCCACCAGCCGCTCGATGGCCTCGCGCATGGCCGCGCGGTTCTCCGATGCCAGCACTCCCGCGCTGCTCCCCGCGCTGGCCGCCTCGCCCGCGTCGCGCGATATGGCCTCGGCCGCGGCGGCGAGCGCCTCCGTGGCGTCCAGCCCGCGCGCGGTGCGGCGCCCCTGGTCGTCGATGCGCCGACGGATCTCGGCCGCGTAGCCGGCCACGCCGTGCCCGCTCTCGCGCAGCTCGGACAGTCTCCCGCCCAGCGCGCGCAGCTGCTCCTCCATCTCCGCCGCGCTCACCGTCATCGGCCGCACCAGCGAGTCCAGCTGCAGCGCCAGCGCCACCTGCCGCCCGAAGCGCTCGATCAACCGCACCTCGGCCGGGCCGTACGCGCGCGGCCGGTGGTGCGCCAGCTCCAGCACGCCCAGCGTCAGCGTCCCGTAGCGCAACGGCTGCAGGACGATGGAGCGCAATCCATCCCCCTCCGCCTCCACCCGCGGGTCGCGGCGCGCGTCCTCCACGACCACGGGGCCCTCGCTGCGGAGCGCGGCGTCGCGCAGGCCGTCCAGCACCAGCCCGCCGCCGTCGCCGCGCACCGGCGGGTAGATGGCGCTGAGCCGCCCCGGCTGGCCGGTGTAGATGTGCAGCCGCCTCCATTCCACCAGGCGCGCGGCCAGCTGCTCGATCTTCTCCAGGCTCTCGCCCAGCGGCATCCCGGCGGCGATCACGGCCTCCATCGCCACCACCTTGCGCAGCTCCTCGCTGGAGATGGCCTCCAGGATCAGCGCACGGGCGAGAATTCCAACCACGGCCACGGGGATGAGGATCAGCAGCCACCCGAACCCGTCGGCCGCGTACCAGAACGCGGCGGCGACCAGCAGGGTGGCGATGGCGCCCAGCCCGGCGGAGACGAACTCGTAGCGGAGGATGACCATCCACTCCGCCTTGGTCAGCTTGCCGCGGGCGCTCAGGGAGAAGTAGAAGAGGCCGCGGTTGAAGGCGAAGTACGCCAGGAAGTAGAAGGCCAGCGCGGGGATGGCGTTGATCCCCAGCGGCCCGGCGCCGTCGCCCGCCGTCGCCGGGTCGTGCGTCCACGCGGCGATGGCGGCGTAGACGCCGGCGGCCGCGGCGGCCGAGACGACCTCGCGGCCGGCGTTGATGCCGGAGGCCAGCGCCTGCTTGCCGCGGACGATGTCGCCCAGGAGGGTGCCCAGCCCGGCGGCCAGGAGCGCGGCGGTGGGGTGCCCCAGCAGGGTGAGCGCCCCCACCGGCACCACCGTCATGGTGATGTAGGAGAACTTGCTGAGCGGCACCGCGCCCCAGCGGAGCGCGGCCACGGCCAGGATCGCCGCGGCGGCGGCGCCGTAGCCGGCGGGCGAGGGAGGCCAGCGCACCAGCGCCGCGACCGTCAGCGCGGCGCCCAGCCACATCAGCACCTGCGCGTACGAGCGCAGCACCGCCACCAGCACCGGCGACAGCGGCCGCTCCGGGCCCTCAGCGCGCGTGGACAAACCTCTCCTCACCGTCCGAAAGTGCCGTCATCCCGAGAAAGGGAAACCGTGCGGGGTGTGAACTGTGTATCGGGGGGAATCTGGGGGTGCGGCGCCGCCGGGACCAGACGCGCGGAAGACCGAGGGGCGATGAGCTCCTCCGTCGGCTCCCGCGGACTCCGTGAGACCCCTCGGCGATCTCGAAGTCACACGAAGTCGGCGGAGTCGCGGAGAACTCGGCGAGCGGCGGATTCTCCGCGTCTCCCGCGTGAGATCGTCAGGCGCCGGGCCGGGCCGCGGCGTCGATGGCGGCGCGGAGGGAGCGGACGTACGTGCGGGCGGCGTCCACCCCGCCCCGCCCCAGCGCGTCCACCAGCGCGCTGCCGACGACCACGCCGTCGGCGATGCGCGCGACGGCGGCCGCCTGCTCGGGGGTGGAGATGCCGAAGCCCACCGCGACGGGAACGTCCGTCACCGCGCGCACCTCGGCCACCTCGCGCGCCAGCCCCGCGGACAGGTCCGCCTGCGC encodes:
- a CDS encoding methyl-accepting chemotaxis protein, whose protein sequence is MSTRAEGPERPLSPVLVAVLRSYAQVLMWLGAALTVAALVRWPPSPAGYGAAAAAILAVAALRWGAVPLSKFSYITMTVVPVGALTLLGHPTAALLAAGLGTLLGDIVRGKQALASGINAGREVVSAAAAAGVYAAIAAWTHDPATAGDGAGPLGINAIPALAFYFLAYFAFNRGLFYFSLSARGKLTKAEWMVILRYEFVSAGLGAIATLLVAAAFWYAADGFGWLLILIPVAVVGILARALILEAISSEELRKVVAMEAVIAAGMPLGESLEKIEQLAARLVEWRRLHIYTGQPGRLSAIYPPVRGDGGGLVLDGLRDAALRSEGPVVVEDARRDPRVEAEGDGLRSIVLQPLRYGTLTLGVLELAHHRPRAYGPAEVRLIERFGRQVALALQLDSLVRPMTVSAAEMEEQLRALGGRLSELRESGHGVAGYAAEIRRRIDDQGRRTARGLDATEALAAAAEAISRDAGEAASAGSSAGVLASENRAAMREAIERLVELRDFVDEEATELQRLARASDRISDLVSTIADIAEQTNLLALNAAIEASRAGEHGRGFAVVADEVRKLADSSGQAALKAREMVEGVRAQMGSALGRMEQGAARVANVGELSQTALESVDRIVGAAAGSAEVTSRMAERAQEQQARVAGLRDEIAAVSQLAAENGEGATRVAEAAREQAETLAEIERAAAALGEVSGRLNTYIARFSAMT